The following coding sequences lie in one Ictalurus furcatus strain D&B chromosome 7, Billie_1.0, whole genome shotgun sequence genomic window:
- the arsj gene encoding arylsulfatase J, whose amino-acid sequence MLVLGVLAGFCLCSAAASGYGRWTNNFRPSSNEVDKPGSQPHIIFVMVDDQGFRDVGYHGSEIKTPTLDWLAANGVKLENYYVQPLCSPSRSQLMTGRYQIHTGLQHSIIRPTQPNCLPVENVTLPQKLKNAGYATHMVGKWHLGFYKRSCMPTQRGFDTFFGSLLGSGDYYSHYKCDSPGLCGFDLHEGEEAAWEQDRGIYSTHMYTQKAVRILASHNPRQPIFLYLAYQAVHSPLQVPARYLERYKSIPNLQRRKYAAMVSCLDEAMRNLTLALKRYGYYENMVLVYSSDNGGQPLSGGSNWPLRGSKGTYWEGGIRAVGFVHSPLLVKRGTCKALIHITDWYPTLVTLGEGMLDENQNLDGYDVWESISEGRPSPRHDILHNIDPIYSKAKNGSWKAGYGIWNTAIQAALRVGDWKLLTGVPGYSDWVPPQTFSKQMLSNRWHSERVRWDRGKSIWLFNITADPFERVDLSRRYPHIVKKMLLRLLQYNKTAVPCRYPPKDYRSNPQYNGGVWGPWYSDVDEHENEKNSILSNNLQKTKKEKKVKHKGNLKRKADDVLVLHLQ is encoded by the exons ATGTTGGTGCTCGGGGTTTTGGCCGGATTCTGCCTCTGCAGCGCGGCCGCCTCCGGTTACGGGAGATGGACGAATAACTTTCGCCCCAGCTCAAATGAAGTGGACAAACCCGGCTCGCAGCCGCACATCATTTTCGTTATGGTGGACGACCAGGGCTTCAGGGACGTGGGATATCACGGATCCGAAATCAAGACGCCGACCCTGGACTGGCTCGCAGCGAACGGAGTGAAGCTGGAGAATTACTACGTGCAACCGCTGTGCAGTCCATCCCGCAGTCAGCTCATGACCGGCAG GTATCAAATCCACACTGGGCTCCAACACTCCATAATCCGCCCCACCCAACCCAACTGCCTCCCTGTAGAAAACGTCACCCTCCCCCAAAAGCTCAAGAATGCAGGATATGCGACACACATGGTCGGAAAGTGGCACCTTGGTTTCTACAAGCGTAGCTGCATGCCTACACAGCGTGGCTTTGACACCTTTTTCGGCTCCCTTCTAGGGAGTGGTGACTACTACAGCCACTACAAATGTGACAGCCCTGGACTGTGTGGCTTTGACTTGCATGAAGGCGAGGAAGCTGCGTGGGAGCAAGACCGAGGCATCTATTCCACCCACATGTATACTCAAAAGGCAGTACGTATTCTAGCATCACACAACCCAAGACAACCTATCTTCCTGTACTTGGCATACCAGGCAGTGCACTCACCTCTGCAGGTTCCTGCTCGCTATCTGGAACGCTATAAATCCATCCCAAATCTGCAACGGCGCAAGTACGCAGCCATGGTCAGCTGCTTAGATGAGGCTATGCGCAACTTAACTCTTGCACTCAAACGCTACGGCTACTATGAAAACATGGTCTTGGTGTACTCTTCGGACAATGGGGGTCAACCTCTGTCAGGTGGCAGTAACTGGCCGCTAAGAGGTAGTAAGGGAACCTATTGGGAGGGCGGTATACGGGCAGTGGGGTTTGTGCACAGCCCCCTACTTGTGAAGCGAGGGACTTGTAAGGCCTTAATCCACATTACTGACTGGTACCCAACCTTGGTAACACTTGGTGAAGGTATGCTTGATGAGAATCAGAACCTAGATGGCTATGACGTTTGGGAGTCGATCAGCGAAGGGCGCCCATCTCCACGTCATGACATTCTCCACAACATCGATCCCATTTACAGCAAAGCTAAGAATGGCTCCTGGAAGGCAGGATATGGGATCTGGAACACAGCGATCCAGGCAGCTCTCCGTGTTGGGGACTGGAAACTCCTGACAGGTGTTCCAGGCTACAGCGACTGGGTTCCACCACAAACCTTTTCCAAACAGATGTTGAGCAATCGCTGGCACAGTGAGCGTGTGCGTTGGGATCGAGGCAAGTCGATTTGGCTCTTTAACATCACAGCTGACCCTTTTGAGCGTGTGGATCTGTCAAGACGTTACCCACACATAGTAAAAAAGATGCTACTCAGACTTTTACAGTACAACAAGACAGCCGTGCCATGCCGCTACCCACCCAAGGACTACAGGTCCAATCCTCAGTACAACGGAGGGGTCTGGGGACCTTGGTACTCAGATGTTGATGAACATGAGAATGAAAAGAATAGCATTCTTTCCAATAATTTACAGAAGactaaaaaagagaaaaaagtgaaacataAAGGGAATTTGAAAAGGAAAGCTGATGACGTCTTGGTTCTTCATTTGCAGTGA